In Zingiber officinale cultivar Zhangliang chromosome 8B, Zo_v1.1, whole genome shotgun sequence, a single genomic region encodes these proteins:
- the LOC122016536 gene encoding protein JINGUBANG-like, whose amino-acid sequence MRENGGSSRNGNMQFSDPLMRPSADDEEFLRQSSSSTTASSSGEYPMAMSGESSPFVMSPWHQSALDNPLDLAGANPRNGLITSLVREEGHIYSLAAVGDVLYTGSDSKNIRVWKNQKDFAGFKSSSGLVKSIVVAADRIFTGHQDGKIRVWRVSPKNPTVHKRIGNLPRLKDVLRSSLKPSNYIEVRRHRSALWIRHSDAISCLSLDEKQGLLYSGSWDKTFKVWRIADSRCLESVIAHDDAVNSVVAAFGGLVFTGSADGTVKVWRRELLAKTTKHSPVRTLLKQECAVTALAVSPAAPLVYCGSSDGFVNFWEGEAQLAHGGVLGGHKMAVLCLVAAGSLLLSGSADKNICVWRRDGGVHCCLSVLSGHTGPVKCLAIVADGEEEEVGGGGAARSWIAYSGSLDKSVKVWRVSEQPPDALLRAPMNVPADP is encoded by the coding sequence ATGAGGGAGAACGGAGGCAGCAGCAGAAACGGCAACATGCAGTTCTCCGATCCCCTGATGCGGCCGTCGGCCGACGACGAGGAGTTCCTGCGCCAAAGCAGCTCATCTACCACGGCCAGCTCCTCTGGAGAGTACCCCATGGCCATGAGTGGCGAGAGCTCTCCTTTCGTCATGTCCCCCTGGCACCAGTCGGCGTTGGACAACCCCCTGGACCTCGCCGGAGCCAACCCCCGCAATGGCCTCATCACCTCCCTCGTCCGCGAGGAGGGACACATCTACTCCCTCGCCGCAGTGGGCGACGTCCTCTACACCGGCTCCGACAGCAAGAACATCCGCGTGTGGAAGAACCAGAAGGACTTCGCCGGGTTCAAGTCCAGCAGTGGCCTCGTTAAGTCCATCGTCGTCGCCGCTGACCGCATCTTTACTGGACACCAGGACGGCAAGATCCGGGTTTGGCGTGTGTCCCCTAAGAATCCGACCGTTCACAAGAGGATCGGGAATCTACCACGCCTCAAGGACGTCCTCCGGAGCTCGCTGAAGCCTTCTAATTACATCGAAGTCCGGCGCCACCGTAGCGCCCTCTGGATCCGCCACTCCGACGCCATATCCTGCCTCAGCCTCGACGAGAAACAGGGCTTGCTCTACTCCGGCTCCTGGGACAAGACCTTCAAGGTCTGGCGCATCGCCGACTCCCGGTGCCTCGAGTCCGTCATCGCCCACGACGACGCCGTCAACTCCGTGGTCGCTGCCTTCGGCGGGCTCGTCTTCACCGGCTCCGCCGACGGCACCGTCAAAGTGTGGCGACGGGAGCTTCTGGCGAAGACCACCAAGCACTCGCCAGTGCGGACGCTACTGAAGCAGGAGTGCGCGGTGACGGCTCTCGCCGTCAGCCCCGCAGCGCCCCTGGTCTACTGCGGCTCCTCCGACGGGTTCGTCAACTTCTGGGAGGGGGAGGCGCAGCTGGCGCACGGCGGAGTGCTCGGCGGCCACAAGATGGCGGTGCTCTGTCTCGTGGCTGCCGGGAgcctcctcctgagcggctccgcCGACAAGAACATCTGCGTGTGGCGGCGGGACGGCGGGGTGCACTGCTGCCTCTCGGTGCTCAGCGGCCACACAGGTCCAGTAAAGTGCCTGGCGATCGTGGCCGACGGCGAGGAAGAGGAGGTCGGAGGCGGAGGTGCGGCCAGGAGCTGGATCGCGTACAGTGGCAGTCTGGATAAGTCAGTGAAGGTGTGGCGGGTGTCGGAACAACCCCCGGATGCGTTGCTGAGAGCGCCGATGAACGTGCCGGCGGACCCCTAG